From Alloacidobacterium dinghuense:
GTCGGCGAATACACGCTGATCAATGACACCAAGGAGCGCTACCCGGTAACCACGAAATATCTCTACCCGCAGCCCGGAACTACCAACTCCGCCGTTCGCGCCGGCGTGGTTTCCGTCGAGGGCGGTCCTGCGCGCTGGATGCAACTCCCCGGCGACGCGCGCGAGCACTACATCGCGCGCATCGACTGGGCCAACTCCGATGAATTGATCATCGAATACCTGAACCGTCTCCAGAACACCAATCAGGTCTTTCTGGCGAACGCAAAGACCGGCGAGGCGCGTGTTTTCTTCACCGACGAAGACAAAGCCTGGGTCGATGTTGTCGATTCTTTTGATTGGATTGGAAAGGACAAAGGCCTCATCTGGCTCAGCGAGCGCGATGGCTGGAGGCACGCTTATGTTTTTTCTCGTGCAACCGGGCAGCCCCAACTCATCACCAATTTCACCGGCGACGTCATCTCTGAAAACACAGTCGACGACAAGAACGGCTGGCTCTACTTCGCTGCCTCCCCGGATAACGCCACCCAGTCTTACCTCTATCGTTCGCGCCTCGACGGCAGTGGAACACCCGAGCGAATCACTCCTTCGTCTCAGCCCGGATCGCACTTCTATGACCTCTCGCCCGATGGCCAGTGGGCTTTCCACCGCTACTCCACCTTCAATCACCCCTGGGTCACCGATCTTGTGCATCTGCCCGACCACAAAGTCGTTCGCGTGCTTCAGGCAAATGAGGATCTGACGCGCAAAGTGCAGGATCTCGTTTCCTCGCCGACAGAATTCTTCAAGGTTCCTGTCTCCGGTGGCGTGACACTCGATGGCTGGATGATTCGTCCACCCAACTTCGACCCCACAAAGAAATATCCAGTGCTGATCCAGGTCTATGGAGAACCCGCAAGCACAACGGTACGAGATTTATGGATGGGCCAAACGCGCCTCTACCACTCGTTGATTGCACGCGAAGGGTACATCGTTGTCAGCTTCGACAATCAGGGAACTCCCGCTCCCAAAGGCAGGGAATGGCGCAAGGTCGTATACGGCAGCGTCGGCGTGCTTTCGGCAGCGCAGCAGTCTGATGCCATCCGGGAGCTTGGCAAGGAACACAGCTATATCGACATGTCGCGCCTCGCTGTCTGGGGTTGGAGCGGCGGGGGATCGAACACCCTCAATCTCATGTTTCGCTCGCCCGGACTCTTCAAGGCAGGCATCGCCGTCGCTCCTGTCGCCGACGAAAGTCGCTACGACACCATCTATCAGGAGCGCTACATGGGCCTGCCGCAGCAGAACGTGAAGGGCTACCACGACGGCTCGCCCATCAACTTCGCCGAAGGACTCACCGGGCATTTGCTCGTCATTCACGGTTCAGGCGATGACAACGTGCACTTTCAGGGAACAGAGTTGCTGATCAACCGTCTCGTCGAGCTCGGCAAGCCCTTCGATTTCATGGACTACCCCAATCGCACCCACGGCATTTATGAAGGCAAGGGAACCTCATTCCACGTCTACAGTCTAATTGCCCGTTACCTCGCCGAGCATGTCCCGCCCGGCGGTGTCCCGCAGTAGGACACAAATTTCAGGGCCATCGCGGCCACGCACATGCCGACCCTGCGTCTATTCACGAGGTCTGTCCGTCTTCTATCTCCAAGTGAGCAAAAGCGCTCCGGCTTGCCGTTTTGATTCTCCGTACAGTTGAGGTAAGCGGAGCGCGGCTCACCCCATGTATTTCATTCCCATGTATTCTGGTTGCAATCTGTAACCCGGCAGTTCCCATATTCAATTCATCCTTGTAGACGAAAGGGTCTCGCGTGCCATCCTTTCCCCGCCTGATGTGTACCTGCCTTCTGCTCACCACCGCAGCAGCATCGCTGGCCCAGACGAGTTACGATCCGCGCCTCACCTTTGCGCCCGTAACGCTCCCCGACCCGGTCAACGCCTACCGCTCCAGCAACGGAGCGCCCGGACCCAGCTACTGGCAGAACGAGGCTAGCTACGAGCTCCACGCCAGCCTTGACACGCAGGCCAAGCAGCTGACCACCACCGAGACCATCACCTACACCAACAACAGTCCGGACACCCTCCCCAGCCTCTGGATTCAGCTCGAACAAAACATCTACCGCAAAGACTCGCGCGGTCAAATCCTCTTCGGCAGCTTCATGCGCCGTCGCCGAAACAACCCCACTCCCAGCGCCACACCCGAGAACATCAACACCGACGGCTACATCCTCGATTCCGTCGAGATCGAATCCGGCAAGCAGGCAACGAAAGCCGACTACATCGTCCCCAAATACATAATCGATGACACGCGCATGCAGATTCGTCTCGCGCAGCCGCTCAAGCCGCACGGCGACAAGCTCAAGATCCACATCCAGTATCACTACCAGATCCCCGGCGTATGGGGCGGGCGCACCTCGTGGGGCATGTCCAAGCAGGGCGAAATCTACGACATGGCGCAGTGGTATCCGCGCATGTGCGTCTATGATGACCTGCGCGGCTGGGACACGCTGCCCTACATCGGCAGCGAGTTCTATCTCGAATACGGCAACTTCGACTACTACGTCACCGTGCCCTCAAACATGATCGTCGCCGGCTCCGGCGAACTCATGAACCCGAAAGACGTCCTCACCAAAACCGAGATCGACCGCCTCGACCAGGCCCGCAACAGCGACAAGACCGTCTACATCCGCACCACGGCCGATGTCACCGACCCCGCGTCGCGCCCGAAGCAGGGCGGCACGCTCACCTGGCACTTCCACATGGATCACACCCGCGATGTTGCGTGGAGCGCCTCGCCTGTCTTCGTCTGGGACGCAGCGCGCATTAACCTCCCCGACGGCAAGAAGTCCTTAGCCATGAGCGTCTATCCGCCAGAGAGCGTCGGCCCCGAGGCCTGGGACAAATCAACTGAATATGTCAAAGACACAGTCGAGCACTTCTCGAAACAGTGGTATCCCTACCCGTGGCCCGCGGCTATCAACGTTGCCGGATTCTCCACTGGCATGGAATACCCCGGCATCGTCTTCGACGGCATCCCCGACCACGGCGACTTCCTGTTCTGGGTCACCGCTCATGAAATCGGCCACGACTGGTTCCCCATGATCGTCGGCTCGAACGAGCGTCGCCACGCCTTCATGGACGAGGGCTTCAACACCTTCATCGACATCGACGAGTCCGCCACCTACGCAGGCGGCAAGTTCGGCCCCAAGCGCGATTCCGAGTATTCGGCAGGCGGCGAGCCGCCGGACACGATTCTCAAAGTTCTTGACAACCCCGACGCTCCAACCCTCATGGCAACGGCTGACTCCTATG
This genomic window contains:
- a CDS encoding M1 family metallopeptidase, encoding MPSFPRLMCTCLLLTTAAASLAQTSYDPRLTFAPVTLPDPVNAYRSSNGAPGPSYWQNEASYELHASLDTQAKQLTTTETITYTNNSPDTLPSLWIQLEQNIYRKDSRGQILFGSFMRRRRNNPTPSATPENINTDGYILDSVEIESGKQATKADYIVPKYIIDDTRMQIRLAQPLKPHGDKLKIHIQYHYQIPGVWGGRTSWGMSKQGEIYDMAQWYPRMCVYDDLRGWDTLPYIGSEFYLEYGNFDYYVTVPSNMIVAGSGELMNPKDVLTKTEIDRLDQARNSDKTVYIRTTADVTDPASRPKQGGTLTWHFHMDHTRDVAWSASPVFVWDAARINLPDGKKSLAMSVYPPESVGPEAWDKSTEYVKDTVEHFSKQWYPYPWPAAINVAGFSTGMEYPGIVFDGIPDHGDFLFWVTAHEIGHDWFPMIVGSNERRHAFMDEGFNTFIDIDESATYAGGKFGPKRDSEYSAGGEPPDTILKVLDNPDAPTLMATADSYGFALGHPVSYFKGAYGMVLLREQILGPDRFDWAFRKYIHDWAYKHPSPSDFFREMQSEGGEDLGWFWQGWYLNNWKYDVAVDKIEGPAVTLSNRGQLVLPTTVEVTFADGTKTRTKLPVETWLSKGTYTWTLENKTPIVSVVVDPDHQLPDDDRSNNVKKVQ
- a CDS encoding S9 family peptidase, yielding MTNRTSPPFSMKRIACFIALISITAVASAQLSPQFTTTLDGMMNKNEFASAHFGPARWLHDGAEYTTVEPSKDVPKSDANPSGGDDIVQYETATGKRSVLVSAKKLIPTSAGKPLSIDDYTWSNDNRLLLIYTNSQRVWRQNTRGDYWVLDLASGKLKQLGGGGPESSMMFAKFSPDSRSVAFVRANNIYVQDLATDAVHALTTDGSTTLINGTSDWVNEEELEIRDGFRWSPDSQSIAFWQFDTTHVGEYTLINDTKERYPVTTKYLYPQPGTTNSAVRAGVVSVEGGPARWMQLPGDAREHYIARIDWANSDELIIEYLNRLQNTNQVFLANAKTGEARVFFTDEDKAWVDVVDSFDWIGKDKGLIWLSERDGWRHAYVFSRATGQPQLITNFTGDVISENTVDDKNGWLYFAASPDNATQSYLYRSRLDGSGTPERITPSSQPGSHFYDLSPDGQWAFHRYSTFNHPWVTDLVHLPDHKVVRVLQANEDLTRKVQDLVSSPTEFFKVPVSGGVTLDGWMIRPPNFDPTKKYPVLIQVYGEPASTTVRDLWMGQTRLYHSLIAREGYIVVSFDNQGTPAPKGREWRKVVYGSVGVLSAAQQSDAIRELGKEHSYIDMSRLAVWGWSGGGSNTLNLMFRSPGLFKAGIAVAPVADESRYDTIYQERYMGLPQQNVKGYHDGSPINFAEGLTGHLLVIHGSGDDNVHFQGTELLINRLVELGKPFDFMDYPNRTHGIYEGKGTSFHVYSLIARYLAEHVPPGGVPQ